From the Flavobacterium gyeonganense genome, the window CGATTCCGAACTGAAAAATAAGCATAGAATTCCGAATCCAGATACCACTTTTACTTCTTGAAAAATTGCCTTTAAGAACCTTTAAAGTTTCAAAATTGGAAATATAAATAGCAGGGAAAATACCCGCAGCAATAATTACTAATCCAAAAATTCCAATGAGCTGCAGGTAAAATTCACCACCATTTATGGTCAGCATTTTATTTAGAAAGTTATTGTAATACGGTAAAGAAAGCTCTACAATAGCCAAAGCAAAGAAAATTGCCAGCGATACAATTATTGCCGTTTCAAAAATAAACTGAGCAATAATCTGATTTTTTGAAGCTCCGACAATCTTACGTACACCCACTTCTTTAGCACGTTTTATTGCAGATGCAGTGGCCAGATTAATATAATTTACCAATGACAAAATCAAAATCAAAAGAGATAATCCTGCCATAATATAAAGCAGTTTCAAATTGCCCATGCCTTCAGGGAAAGTAGAACCCGAAGTCTTTGTACCATGTAAACGCGCCATTTTTAACTGATCTAGCAATATTGTGATTTCGCCGTTTTCTTTAACATATTGTTCAACAGTCTGCCCGCTTTCTTTAGCATCTTTTACCGTTCTGTTGACAAAATTTACGTGCTGCATTTTCTTTAAAACTAAAGCACGATCGGTATCTTTTTTTATTTTAATAAGAAAACCATAATTGAAGTTCCCCCAGCTATTTAAATCCGGTTCTCTTTTTACGCCGCTGAAAACATAATTTGGCTCAATAGAAGAAGGTCTGATGATTTTATAAACAGATTTTACAGTATAATTTGCAGCTCCATAAAAGATAGACTTACCAATTGGATTTTCATTTTTGAAGAGTCTTTTTGCTTGTTCATCTGAAATTGCAACGCTGTTTTTCTCTTTTAAAATATTTGTTTTGGCGCCTTTTAGTATTTCAAAAGGAAAAAAATCAAAGAAATTCTCATCACTTACCATTATTTTTTTAGCCATCAATTTTTGATCCTGATATTTGATAATATCCTGATCATACCAAACGTTAAAAAAGCAGATTTTTTCAATCTCTGGAATTGTTGCTTTACAAGTTTCACCAAACGGAATAGAGCTGGTTGCCCAGGTATCTCCATTTCCAATTTTATTAAGAACTAAATAAGCATTTTCTTTTTCTGGGTTCCATTGATCGTATGAATGCTCATTATTCCAATACAAAATCGCGAAAATCACACCGGCAATCCCAATGCTCAATCCTAAAACATTTAAAAATGAAAACAGTTTGTTTTGTTTTAAATGATAAACAAATATTTTAAACCAGTTATAAATCATGGTGTATGTTTTTTATATTATTTCAGTTTTTGACAAACCGATTTTTAGACAATTGCGAATATTTTGCAAACAAACTCAACCAGAATTAGGATTGCGGTTACAATGAATTTTAACATCTTTAGTTATTTAGCGTTCATAAAAACATCAACATTTCGCTGATTTAGCTTTTCAGAAAATATCACACCGTCTTTCATGTGAATCGTTCTTTGCGAAAAAGAAGCATCATAATCAGAGTGGGTTACCATCAAAATTGTGGAGCCTTTTGCGTGCAGATCGGTTAAGAGTTCCATAACTTCATTTCCGTTTTTACTGTCCAGGTTTCCGGTTGGCTCATCGGCCAAAATGATTTTAGGATCATTTACCAAAGCTCTGGCAACGGCAACTCTTTGC encodes:
- a CDS encoding ABC transporter permease, producing MIYNWFKIFVYHLKQNKLFSFLNVLGLSIGIAGVIFAILYWNNEHSYDQWNPEKENAYLVLNKIGNGDTWATSSIPFGETCKATIPEIEKICFFNVWYDQDIIKYQDQKLMAKKIMVSDENFFDFFPFEILKGAKTNILKEKNSVAISDEQAKRLFKNENPIGKSIFYGAANYTVKSVYKIIRPSSIEPNYVFSGVKREPDLNSWGNFNYGFLIKIKKDTDRALVLKKMQHVNFVNRTVKDAKESGQTVEQYVKENGEITILLDQLKMARLHGTKTSGSTFPEGMGNLKLLYIMAGLSLLILILSLVNYINLATASAIKRAKEVGVRKIVGASKNQIIAQFIFETAIIVSLAIFFALAIVELSLPYYNNFLNKMLTINGGEFYLQLIGIFGLVIIAAGIFPAIYISNFETLKVLKGNFSRSKSGIWIRNSMLIFQFGIAAFFIIGALIVNSQVEYMMNKDLGFNGDQVISIPYNKPDRFKRTEKYLVDKQEIAKIPGVLDVSTFAGSFGGSTSSSSGFKHNGIFVQPRNVEMDFGFLDMMKIKIVQGRDLSPKYSSDTISSMLMNETLVKQLNLKNPINQIVTSGWGNEKGNLKFKIVGVVKDFNITGLQSKVPPMVFINLKTLKWNNFNNVFVKVSPNNLTETLENLKKYWEKNVNPDYPFDYEFVNKGFAKTYEEQIKQKNLFFILNMVVILIAVFGLFALASFSMERRLKEIAIRKTLGAETDILLKELSKQYILFCLLGFGIGIIPAYILLQKWLEDYAFRINISALPFSIALISLLALTLLIVLTKAYQVTKIDVLKYLKYE